The following proteins come from a genomic window of Syngnathus acus chromosome 15, fSynAcu1.2, whole genome shotgun sequence:
- the LOC119134364 gene encoding WW domain binding protein 1-like: MGMFEYTVGQESLATEATVAEERLVCTGLNNQSYTCDSGHCCGETQCCSYYYELWWFWLVWTLIGILTCCCLCQHWRSKQRFQQQRRQNEINLIAYREAHNNSQVPLYLRFLPSSLLPAYDEVVERPATPPPPYTPVLATPLPAPADALEAPCRRHHHHAATSVPSDAACPGVPETLLPHSQSTSKDSMQGRYRRFTGDSGIEVFDGQELWDPLGGFLPREEADGGRGQTEEACVGCASRGCEHADGRDGPSRRNTNGHAADPQCHG; this comes from the exons ATGGGGATGTTTGAGTACACCGTTGGACAAGAAAGTTTAGCGACCGAGGCCACAGTGGCGGAG GAGCGTTTGGTGTGCACGGGCTTGAACAACCAGAGCTATACCTGTGACTCTGGCCACTGCTGCGGAGAAACACAGTGCTGCAGCTACTACTACGAGCTGTGGT GGTTCTGGTTGGTGTGGACTCTGATTGGCATTCTGACCTGCTGCTGTTTGTGTCAGCACTGGCGCTCCAAACAGCGCTTCCAACAGCAGCGTCGGCAGAACGAGATCAACCTCATTGCCTACAGAGAAGCTCACAACAACTCTCAGGTTCCTCTCTACCTCA GATTCCTACCCTCTTCTCTGTTGCCCGCCTATGATGAGGTGGTTGAGCGGCCAGCGACTCCCCCGCCTCCTTACACACCTGTCCTGGCAACACCTCTGCCGGCGCCAGCAGACGCACTTGAAGCACCttgccgccgccaccaccaccacgcgGCCACGAGCGTCCCAAGCGATGCGGCTTGTCCCGGCGTACCAGAGACCCTGCTGCCCCACTCTCAAAGCACCAGCAAGGATTCGATGCAGGGCAGGTACCGGCGCTTCACAGGGGACTCTGGCATCGAAGTCTTTGACGGCCAGGAGCTGTGGGATCCGCTGGGGGGCTTTTTGCCAAGAGAAGAGGCGGATGGCGGAAGGGGACAAACAGAGGAAGCCTGCGTCGGCTGCGCTTCCCGGGGATGCGAGCACGCCGACGGTCGCGATGGCCCGAGCCGCCGAAACACAAACGGACACGCCGCGGACCCACAGTGTCATGGGTAA
- the LOC119134359 gene encoding F-box/WD repeat-containing protein 4-like isoform X3: MLLFQLPEDVLYHILSYLDCQTLSRLSQVSKVIWHIVSRDVVWKKIAKGLLNTGITRYWTDILLPWLQLDGDTLFLSQAGEIQAYPLRQDCKKIWRKPIKIYSGHRADVCRFVLTDTHLISGGSDGKIVVHSRRSESPRKLFGHNQEVNCIDSKNQLIISGSRDQTTKIWTLASSCPRDSIPLYDRVWSVAINPTLSSFVTGTACCENLSPLRIWDVERSECMGSLGSEFRRGAGVLDMLFESPFHLFTCGYDTFIRLWDLRLSRRKNVMEWEEPHDSALYCMQTDGNHMIASGSSYYGVVRLWDKRQTQCLQFFQLSSDLVSSPVYCLRFSNSHLYAALATALHSLDFRHNVITIR; the protein is encoded by the exons ATGCTCCTCTTTCAGCTACCAGAGGATGTTTTGTATCACATACTGTCTTATTTGGACTGTCAAACACTGAGTCGTCTCTCTCAGGTTTCTAAAGTCATTTGGCACATTGTAAGCCGTGATGTGGTGTGGAAGAAGATCGCCAAAGGCTTGTTAAATACTGGAATTACTCGATACTGGACAGACAT ATTGTTGCCGTGGTTGCAGCTGGATGGGGACACACTATTTTTGTCTCAAGCTGGCGAAATTCAAGCCTACCCTCTGCGCCAAGACTGCAAGAAGATTTGGCGTAAGCCAATCAAAATCTACTCTGGCCACCGGGCAGACGTCTGCAGATTTGTTCTCACGGACACGCACCTCATCAGTGGTGGAAG TGATGGCAAGATTGTGGTCCACAGTAGAAGAAGTGAGAGCCCAAGGAAGTTATTTGGTCATAATCAGGAAGTCAACTGCATTGACTCCAAAAACCAACTCATCATCAGTGGATCTAGAGATCAAACAACCAAG ATCTGGACATTGGCCTCCAGCTGCCCCCGAGACAGCATTCCCCTGTATGACAGAGTCTGGTCTGTTGCAATTAACCCGACACTAAG CTCCTTTGTAACGGGTACGGCTTGTTGTGAGAACCTCTCCCCTCTTCGCATCTGGGACGTTGAACG GTCCGAGTGTATGGGCAGTCTGGGTTCAGAGTTCCGTCGAGGGGCCGGTGTGTTGGATATGCTGTTTGAGAGCCCTTTTCACCTCTTCACCTGTGGCTACGACACATTTATTCGACTCTGGGATCTTCGCCTAAGTCGGCG GAAGAACGTCATGGAGTGGGAGGAACCCCACGACAGCGCCTTATACTGCATGCAAACGGACGGAAATCACATGATAGCCAGCGGGTCCTCCTACTATGGTGTCGTTCGACTCTGGGACAAAAGGCAAACTCAATGCTTACAG tttttccaGTTGAGCTCGGACCTTGTGAGCAGCCCAGTGTACTGCCTGCGTTTCAGCAACTCTCACCTCTATGCAGCCCTGGCAACTGCACTCCACTCATTAGACTTCAGACACAACGTCATCACCATCAGATGA
- the LOC119134359 gene encoding F-box/WD repeat-containing protein 4-like isoform X2, translated as MLLFQLPEDVLYHILSYLDCQTLSRLSQVSKVIWHIVSRDVVWKKIAKGLLNTGITRYWTDIYPHILLKERVKIAQNWCHGVCKRTTPLKWKPKLLPWLQLDGDTLFLSQAGEIQAYPLRQDCKKIWRKPIKIYSGHRADVCRFVLTDTHLISGGSDGKIVVHSRRSESPRKLFGHNQEVNCIDSKNQLIISGSRDQTTKIWTLASSCPRDSIPLYDRVWSVAINPTLRSECMGSLGSEFRRGAGVLDMLFESPFHLFTCGYDTFIRLWDLRLSRRKNVMEWEEPHDSALYCMQTDGNHMIASGSSYYGVVRLWDKRQTQCLQFFQLSSDLVSSPVYCLRFSNSHLYAALATALHSLDFRHNVITIR; from the exons ATGCTCCTCTTTCAGCTACCAGAGGATGTTTTGTATCACATACTGTCTTATTTGGACTGTCAAACACTGAGTCGTCTCTCTCAGGTTTCTAAAGTCATTTGGCACATTGTAAGCCGTGATGTGGTGTGGAAGAAGATCGCCAAAGGCTTGTTAAATACTGGAATTACTCGATACTGGACAGACAT TTATCCCCATATCCTGCTTAAGGAGCGAGTGAAGATTGCTCAAAACTGGTGCCATGGAGTGTGTAAAAGGACTACGCCTTTGAAATGGAAACCAAA ATTGTTGCCGTGGTTGCAGCTGGATGGGGACACACTATTTTTGTCTCAAGCTGGCGAAATTCAAGCCTACCCTCTGCGCCAAGACTGCAAGAAGATTTGGCGTAAGCCAATCAAAATCTACTCTGGCCACCGGGCAGACGTCTGCAGATTTGTTCTCACGGACACGCACCTCATCAGTGGTGGAAG TGATGGCAAGATTGTGGTCCACAGTAGAAGAAGTGAGAGCCCAAGGAAGTTATTTGGTCATAATCAGGAAGTCAACTGCATTGACTCCAAAAACCAACTCATCATCAGTGGATCTAGAGATCAAACAACCAAG ATCTGGACATTGGCCTCCAGCTGCCCCCGAGACAGCATTCCCCTGTATGACAGAGTCTGGTCTGTTGCAATTAACCCGACACTAAG GTCCGAGTGTATGGGCAGTCTGGGTTCAGAGTTCCGTCGAGGGGCCGGTGTGTTGGATATGCTGTTTGAGAGCCCTTTTCACCTCTTCACCTGTGGCTACGACACATTTATTCGACTCTGGGATCTTCGCCTAAGTCGGCG GAAGAACGTCATGGAGTGGGAGGAACCCCACGACAGCGCCTTATACTGCATGCAAACGGACGGAAATCACATGATAGCCAGCGGGTCCTCCTACTATGGTGTCGTTCGACTCTGGGACAAAAGGCAAACTCAATGCTTACAG tttttccaGTTGAGCTCGGACCTTGTGAGCAGCCCAGTGTACTGCCTGCGTTTCAGCAACTCTCACCTCTATGCAGCCCTGGCAACTGCACTCCACTCATTAGACTTCAGACACAACGTCATCACCATCAGATGA
- the LOC119134359 gene encoding F-box/WD repeat-containing protein 4-like isoform X1: MLLFQLPEDVLYHILSYLDCQTLSRLSQVSKVIWHIVSRDVVWKKIAKGLLNTGITRYWTDIYPHILLKERVKIAQNWCHGVCKRTTPLKWKPKLLPWLQLDGDTLFLSQAGEIQAYPLRQDCKKIWRKPIKIYSGHRADVCRFVLTDTHLISGGSDGKIVVHSRRSESPRKLFGHNQEVNCIDSKNQLIISGSRDQTTKIWTLASSCPRDSIPLYDRVWSVAINPTLSSFVTGTACCENLSPLRIWDVERSECMGSLGSEFRRGAGVLDMLFESPFHLFTCGYDTFIRLWDLRLSRRKNVMEWEEPHDSALYCMQTDGNHMIASGSSYYGVVRLWDKRQTQCLQFFQLSSDLVSSPVYCLRFSNSHLYAALATALHSLDFRHNVITIR; the protein is encoded by the exons ATGCTCCTCTTTCAGCTACCAGAGGATGTTTTGTATCACATACTGTCTTATTTGGACTGTCAAACACTGAGTCGTCTCTCTCAGGTTTCTAAAGTCATTTGGCACATTGTAAGCCGTGATGTGGTGTGGAAGAAGATCGCCAAAGGCTTGTTAAATACTGGAATTACTCGATACTGGACAGACAT TTATCCCCATATCCTGCTTAAGGAGCGAGTGAAGATTGCTCAAAACTGGTGCCATGGAGTGTGTAAAAGGACTACGCCTTTGAAATGGAAACCAAA ATTGTTGCCGTGGTTGCAGCTGGATGGGGACACACTATTTTTGTCTCAAGCTGGCGAAATTCAAGCCTACCCTCTGCGCCAAGACTGCAAGAAGATTTGGCGTAAGCCAATCAAAATCTACTCTGGCCACCGGGCAGACGTCTGCAGATTTGTTCTCACGGACACGCACCTCATCAGTGGTGGAAG TGATGGCAAGATTGTGGTCCACAGTAGAAGAAGTGAGAGCCCAAGGAAGTTATTTGGTCATAATCAGGAAGTCAACTGCATTGACTCCAAAAACCAACTCATCATCAGTGGATCTAGAGATCAAACAACCAAG ATCTGGACATTGGCCTCCAGCTGCCCCCGAGACAGCATTCCCCTGTATGACAGAGTCTGGTCTGTTGCAATTAACCCGACACTAAG CTCCTTTGTAACGGGTACGGCTTGTTGTGAGAACCTCTCCCCTCTTCGCATCTGGGACGTTGAACG GTCCGAGTGTATGGGCAGTCTGGGTTCAGAGTTCCGTCGAGGGGCCGGTGTGTTGGATATGCTGTTTGAGAGCCCTTTTCACCTCTTCACCTGTGGCTACGACACATTTATTCGACTCTGGGATCTTCGCCTAAGTCGGCG GAAGAACGTCATGGAGTGGGAGGAACCCCACGACAGCGCCTTATACTGCATGCAAACGGACGGAAATCACATGATAGCCAGCGGGTCCTCCTACTATGGTGTCGTTCGACTCTGGGACAAAAGGCAAACTCAATGCTTACAG tttttccaGTTGAGCTCGGACCTTGTGAGCAGCCCAGTGTACTGCCTGCGTTTCAGCAACTCTCACCTCTATGCAGCCCTGGCAACTGCACTCCACTCATTAGACTTCAGACACAACGTCATCACCATCAGATGA
- the LOC119134365 gene encoding fibroblast growth factor 8-like isoform X1 produces the protein MRPTSRCRFVFIHIFAFFFYAQVTNQSPPNFTQHVSEQSKVTDRVSRRLIRIYQLYSRTSGKHVQVLPNKKINAMADDGDVHAKLVVETDTFGSRVRIKGAQSGLYICMNKRGKLIGKKNGQGRDCIFTEIVLENNYTALRNARYEGWYMAFTRRGRPRKGSRTRQHQREVHFMKRLPRGQQPAHPGHRRPFDFVHYPFNQRTKRARYSAER, from the exons ATGCGACCTACATCGAGATGTAGATTCGT GTTTATACACATATTCGCATTCTTCTTCTATGCTCAG GTAACCAATCAGTCCCCGCCTAATTTCACGCAGCATGTAAGCGAGCAGAGCAAAGTGACAGACCGCGTGAGCCGCAGGTTGATCCGGATCTACCAGCTGTACAGTCGGACCAGCGGCAAGCATGTGCAGGTCCTGCCCAACAAGAAGATCAACGCCATGGCTGATGATGGAGATGTGCACG CCAAACTCGTCGTGGAGACGGATACGTTTGGAAGCCGCGTGCGTATCAAGGGAGCCCAGAGCGGCCTCTACATTTGCATGAACAAGAGGGGGAAGCTCATTGGCAAG AAAAACGGACAAGGGCGCGACTGCATCTTCACCGAGATTGTGTTGGAGAACAACTACACGGCGCTGAGGAACGCCCGCTACGAGGGATGGTACATGGCCTTCACCCGTCGAGGACGGCCGCGAAAAGGCTCACGGACGCGCCAGCACCAGCGTGAGGTCCATTTTATGAAGAGACTGCCCAGGGGTCAGCAGCCCGCGCACCCCGGCCACCGGCGACCCTTTGACTTTGTTCACTACCCCTTCAACCAAAGGACTAAACGTGCGCGCTACTCCGCAGAGCGCTGA
- the LOC119134365 gene encoding fibroblast growth factor 8-like isoform X2: protein MRPTSRCRFVFIHIFAFFFYAQHVSEQSKVTDRVSRRLIRIYQLYSRTSGKHVQVLPNKKINAMADDGDVHAKLVVETDTFGSRVRIKGAQSGLYICMNKRGKLIGKKNGQGRDCIFTEIVLENNYTALRNARYEGWYMAFTRRGRPRKGSRTRQHQREVHFMKRLPRGQQPAHPGHRRPFDFVHYPFNQRTKRARYSAER, encoded by the exons ATGCGACCTACATCGAGATGTAGATTCGT GTTTATACACATATTCGCATTCTTCTTCTATGCTCAG CATGTAAGCGAGCAGAGCAAAGTGACAGACCGCGTGAGCCGCAGGTTGATCCGGATCTACCAGCTGTACAGTCGGACCAGCGGCAAGCATGTGCAGGTCCTGCCCAACAAGAAGATCAACGCCATGGCTGATGATGGAGATGTGCACG CCAAACTCGTCGTGGAGACGGATACGTTTGGAAGCCGCGTGCGTATCAAGGGAGCCCAGAGCGGCCTCTACATTTGCATGAACAAGAGGGGGAAGCTCATTGGCAAG AAAAACGGACAAGGGCGCGACTGCATCTTCACCGAGATTGTGTTGGAGAACAACTACACGGCGCTGAGGAACGCCCGCTACGAGGGATGGTACATGGCCTTCACCCGTCGAGGACGGCCGCGAAAAGGCTCACGGACGCGCCAGCACCAGCGTGAGGTCCATTTTATGAAGAGACTGCCCAGGGGTCAGCAGCCCGCGCACCCCGGCCACCGGCGACCCTTTGACTTTGTTCACTACCCCTTCAACCAAAGGACTAAACGTGCGCGCTACTCCGCAGAGCGCTGA
- the LOC119134365 gene encoding fibroblast growth factor 8-like isoform X3, whose translation MLRLIRIYQLYSRTSGKHVQVLPNKKINAMADDGDVHAKLVVETDTFGSRVRIKGAQSGLYICMNKRGKLIGKKNGQGRDCIFTEIVLENNYTALRNARYEGWYMAFTRRGRPRKGSRTRQHQREVHFMKRLPRGQQPAHPGHRRPFDFVHYPFNQRTKRARYSAER comes from the exons ATGCTCAG GTTGATCCGGATCTACCAGCTGTACAGTCGGACCAGCGGCAAGCATGTGCAGGTCCTGCCCAACAAGAAGATCAACGCCATGGCTGATGATGGAGATGTGCACG CCAAACTCGTCGTGGAGACGGATACGTTTGGAAGCCGCGTGCGTATCAAGGGAGCCCAGAGCGGCCTCTACATTTGCATGAACAAGAGGGGGAAGCTCATTGGCAAG AAAAACGGACAAGGGCGCGACTGCATCTTCACCGAGATTGTGTTGGAGAACAACTACACGGCGCTGAGGAACGCCCGCTACGAGGGATGGTACATGGCCTTCACCCGTCGAGGACGGCCGCGAAAAGGCTCACGGACGCGCCAGCACCAGCGTGAGGTCCATTTTATGAAGAGACTGCCCAGGGGTCAGCAGCCCGCGCACCCCGGCCACCGGCGACCCTTTGACTTTGTTCACTACCCCTTCAACCAAAGGACTAAACGTGCGCGCTACTCCGCAGAGCGCTGA
- the LOC119134606 gene encoding solute carrier family 2, facilitated glucose transporter member 9-like — MLYGYNLVWSLSSVYIKDFYNQTALRRNGTGLSGETLTLMYSLTVSVFAIGGLLGSLIVGVLVTRFGRKGTVVKSTVLVFIASSFMGFSRSCGSPEMVILGRFITGIHSGISLSVVPMYLGEIAPKNLRGFLGLVPSIFIGTGVFAAQILGLHELLGKEEHWPLFLSVVAGPTFVQLLLLPWFPESPRYLLIDKHNVHATITALKRYRANCNIQAEIEEMQEEQRSLSSVETLSVWNLLLDETVRWQVLSVVVVNVGMQLSGIDAIWFYTNDIFENAGIPTPEIPYTTAGTGVIEIIAGLVGCFTIEKLGRRPLMVGGFTMMGICSAGITLTLILQTRLSFMRYVSVCCVVGIIAGFCIGPGDGVPFLLTAELFKQSHRPAAYIVGGSLNWLSNFTVGFVFPFLQMSAGSYCYLVFASICLSVAVYVYAVIPETKNKTFMEISRLFSKKQPVLETQCLLLVDQLKLKKMNGYGGLEHHSLDFESSSSVP; from the exons ATGCTCTATGGATACAATTTAGTGTGGTCACTCTCCAGCGTG TATATAAAGGACTTCTACAACCAAACGGCGTTGAGGCGCAATGGAACCGGACTCAGCGGGGAGACACTGACACTGATGTATTCACTCACCGTGTCGGTATTTGCTATCGGCGGTCTGCTGGGTTCATTGATTGTGGGTGTGCTAGTCACTCGCTTCGGCAG GAAAGGGACAGTGGTCAAGAGCACAGTTCTGGTGTTTATTGCCAGTTCCTTTATGGGCTTCAGCAGGAGCTGCGGTTCCCCCGAGATGGTCATACTGGGTCGTTTCATAACAGGGATCCACTCAG GCATCTCTTTGAGTGTGGTTCCAATGTACCTGGGTGAGATTGCGCCCAAAAACCTCCGGGGCTTTCTGGGTCTGGTGCCAAGTATCTTTATCGGCACAGGAGTCTTTGCAGCCCAAATCCTTGGACTCCACGAACTGTTGGGAAAG GAAGAGCACTggcctctctttctctctgtggTGGCGGGACCCACATTTGTCCAGTTGTTGCTGTTGCCGTGGTTCCCAGAGAGCCCCAGGTACTTGCTGATTGACAAGCACAATGTCCACGCTACCATCACAG CTCTGAAGCGGTACCGAGCCAATTGTAACATCCAGGCCGAGATTGAGGAGATGCAGGAAGAGCAGCGCTCCTTGTCGTCAGTGGAGACACTGTCGGTGTGGAATCTGCTCCTGGACGAGACGGTCCGCTGGCAGGTCCTCAGCGTGGTGGTCGTCAACGTCGGCATGCAGCTCTCTGGCATCGACGCT ATCTGGTTCTACACCAATGACATCTTTGAGAACGCAGGGATTCCCACGCCAGAGATCCCTTACACGACAGCAGGCACAGGCGTGATAGAGATCATCGCTGGACTCGTTGGG TGTTTCACCATCGAGAAGCTGGGAAGAAGGCCTCTTATGGTTGGAGGTTTCACCATGATGGGAATCTGCAGTGCCGGGATCACGTTGACCCTCATTTTACAG ACTCGTTTATCCTTCATGCGTTACGTGAGCGTCTGCTGCGTCGTCGGCATCATCGCCGGATTCTGCATCGGCCCAGGCGA CGGGGTCCCTTTTTTGCTCACAGCAGAGCTGTTCAAACAGTCCCACCGCCCAGCGGCCTACATTGTCGGAGGATCTCTCAACTGGCTTTCCAATTTCACTGTGGGCTTTGTCTTTCCCTTCTTACAG ATGTCGGCCGGGTCTTACTGCTACTTGGTCTTCGCCAGCATTTGTCTGTCGGTGGCCGTCTACGTCTACGCAGTCATACCCGAAACCAAAAACAAGACCTTTATGGAGATAAGCCGCTTGTTCTCCAAGAAGCAGCCCGTTCTTGAGACCCAGTGCCTTCTCCTGGTGGATCAGCTGAAGCTGAAGAAGATGAACGGCTACGGAGGCCTAGAACATCACTCGCTGGACTTTGAGAGCTCCTCCTCTGTACCTTAA
- the LOC119134367 gene encoding ladderlectin-like has product MQFALGVLLLCGGISGSWAASVQKGPRCPAGWTKLDTRCFIFQNEPLNFRLAETVCNILGGNLVSIHSQLENEVVRHVILAGAGSFARTWIGLYDRIVDGDYLWTDGSAVDFFDWGPGRPTMNNNQDCVEINFPNNDQWNDRNCRGRLPFVCAKDQNHF; this is encoded by the exons ATGCAGTTTGCCCTTGGCGTGTTACTCTTGTGTGGCGGCATCAGTGGAAGT TGGGCCGCTTCCGTCCAAAAAG GACCTCGTTGCCCTGCCGGCTGGACTAAGTTGGACACCCGCTGTTTCATCTTCCAAAACGAGCCATTAAATTTCCGACTTGCGGAG ACTGTCTGCAACATTCTCGGCGGAAACCTGGTTTCCATCCACAGTCAACTTGAAAATGAAGTAGTCCGCCACGTGATTCTGGCAGGGGCTGGCTCTTTTGCGCGGACTTGGATTGGACTATATGACCGGATCGTG GATGGAGATTATTTATGGACGGATGGCTCAGCGGTGGATTTCTTCGACTGGGGTCCTGGCAGGCCAACCATGAACAACAATCAAGACTGTGTCGAGATCAACTTCCCAA ATAACGATCAGTGGAATGATCGCAACTGTCGTGGTCGACTACCCTTCGTGTGTGCAAAAGATCAGAATCACTTTTAA